Proteins encoded together in one Planctomycetaceae bacterium window:
- a CDS encoding glycine cleavage system protein H, translated as MTEPLHFMMGQFKAVIPVDRLYSRRHMWLQTSADGAFRVGFTAYSVRLLQDVYFLEWLIDEETLVRDRQEIGEVESSKAVSALYAPAAGTVLSFNAALLNDPSGINADNYGAGWLFEFQTDAELLTPEQYIGVLEAGWEDTQRTIKGQMN; from the coding sequence ATGACTGAACCGCTGCACTTCATGATGGGCCAGTTCAAGGCCGTGATTCCCGTCGATCGGCTGTACTCCCGACGACACATGTGGCTGCAGACTTCAGCCGACGGCGCGTTTCGCGTTGGCTTCACGGCGTATTCGGTCCGGCTGCTGCAGGACGTGTATTTCCTGGAATGGTTGATCGACGAAGAAACACTCGTCCGCGATCGGCAGGAAATCGGCGAAGTCGAAAGTTCGAAGGCCGTCTCCGCGCTGTACGCGCCGGCTGCGGGAACGGTGCTTTCCTTCAACGCAGCCCTGCTGAACGATCCGTCCGGCATCAACGCCGACAACTACGGAGCGGGCTGGCTGTTTGAATTTCAGACCGACGCGGAACTGCTGACGCCCGAACAATACATCGGCGTGCTCGAAGCCGGCTGGGAAGATACTCAGCGGACCATCAAGGGTCAGATGAACTGA
- the pheA gene encoding prephenate dehydratase, whose protein sequence is MATKKKTARKIVSRKVAKKKKPAPSSGKRAVRRKTAGSSKAKSPDQRLAEIDRNLIRLLNERVSTFLEKTARSDSPNRIVFDTTEETTLWGTLAEVSGGPLTSDEMKSIFRPLLSAGRQRIRSARVAYLGPAYSFTHLAAINRFGESSDLIPVSTIATVFEEVNRGHVDFGLVPIENSTDGRIVDTLDMFTRLPLRICGEVQMHVHHNLLARCDRSDINEIYSKPQALSQCRDWLSKNMPHARLIEVTSTSTAAQLARDKPGAAAVASQQAAIQYAVPVVADCIEDNRNNITRFAVIGDTIADATGADRTAILLQIPHKPGSLSDALQVFKRCKVNLTWIESFPLRSPEVGYLFFLDFEGHVSDPKIKRTLKELEAQADRLEVLGSYPRSEPLN, encoded by the coding sequence ATGGCCACGAAGAAGAAGACCGCACGCAAGATCGTCAGCAGGAAAGTGGCCAAAAAGAAGAAGCCGGCACCTTCGTCCGGCAAGCGGGCGGTTCGGCGGAAAACCGCGGGTTCTTCAAAAGCGAAAAGCCCCGATCAGCGCTTGGCGGAGATCGACCGCAACCTGATCCGTCTGCTGAACGAGCGTGTTTCTACGTTTCTGGAAAAAACAGCCCGATCAGATTCGCCCAATCGAATTGTCTTCGACACTACAGAAGAAACGACGCTGTGGGGGACACTGGCGGAGGTCAGCGGCGGTCCGCTGACGTCTGACGAAATGAAGAGCATCTTTCGCCCGCTGCTGAGTGCGGGGCGGCAGCGAATTCGCAGTGCTCGAGTCGCCTACCTGGGACCGGCGTACAGTTTCACTCATCTGGCCGCGATCAACCGCTTTGGCGAATCATCCGATCTGATTCCCGTCAGTACGATCGCGACGGTATTCGAAGAGGTCAACCGCGGACACGTGGACTTCGGTCTGGTTCCGATTGAAAACAGTACCGACGGTCGAATCGTCGACACGCTCGACATGTTCACTCGCCTGCCTCTGCGAATCTGCGGCGAAGTGCAGATGCATGTTCATCACAATCTGCTGGCCCGCTGCGATCGCAGTGATATCAATGAAATCTACAGCAAGCCGCAGGCACTGTCTCAGTGCCGCGACTGGCTTTCGAAGAACATGCCGCACGCCCGGCTGATTGAAGTCACCAGTACCTCCACCGCCGCTCAACTGGCGCGGGACAAACCAGGAGCGGCGGCGGTGGCCAGCCAGCAGGCGGCGATTCAGTATGCCGTTCCCGTGGTGGCGGACTGTATCGAAGACAACCGCAACAACATCACGCGGTTTGCCGTTATCGGTGACACGATTGCCGATGCCACGGGCGCCGACCGGACGGCGATTCTGCTGCAGATTCCTCACAAGCCCGGATCTTTGTCCGACGCGCTGCAGGTGTTCAAACGCTGCAAGGTCAACCTGACGTGGATTGAATCCTTCCCGCTGCGTTCGCCGGAAGTCGGTTACCTGTTCTTCCTGGACTTTGAAGGACATGTTTCCGACCCGAAGATCAAACGCACGCTTAAGGAACTGGAAGCGCAAGCGGACCGTCTGGAAGTGCTCGGTTCGTATCCCCGCAGTGAACCGCTGAACTGA
- the dnaK gene encoding molecular chaperone DnaK: MAVKGEKIIGIDLGTTNSVVSVMEGGEPKVIANQEGSRTTPSVIAFTDKGETLVGEPAKRQAVTNPTNTIYSIKRFMGRRHSEVESEEKIVPYKVIGGASDYVRVNVSGKEYTPPEISALVLRKLKEAAEAYLGHKVNKAVITVPAYFNDAQRQATKDAGQIAGLEVSRIINEPTAAALAYGLEKKSEEKIVVFDLGGGTFDVSILEVGDELVEVLSTNGDTHLGGDDFDEVLINHIAAQFKNNEGIDLRKDAMALQRLREAAEKAKKELSTQQTTDINLPFITADASGAKHLQMSISRSEFEKLIDPLVERCRGPVQSALKDAKLKPGDIAEVVLVGGSTRVPKVQAFVREMFKKEPHQGVNPDEVVSLGAAIQGGIIVGDVKDVVLLDVTPLSLGIETEGGIMTVLVERNTTIPTTKSETFSTAADNQPAVTVRVFQGERRMAGDNRLLDQFDLKDIPPAPRGVPQIEVKFDIDVNGILSVSAKDKATGKEHSVQIKQSSGLSDDEIERMRKDAEAHADEDKKKEGLAKARNHASSTIHQVEKTLKEFGDKVDEASKTAINTSIEKARKAAETEDADAINSAVEELIQASHALAQHMYKDQGDEAQEGAEHAGAAASAGGDDDVIDAEFEKKE; the protein is encoded by the coding sequence ATGGCTGTTAAAGGTGAAAAGATCATCGGAATCGACCTGGGGACCACAAACTCAGTCGTGTCTGTCATGGAAGGCGGCGAACCGAAGGTGATCGCCAATCAGGAGGGAAGTCGAACGACTCCCAGCGTGATCGCGTTTACGGACAAGGGTGAGACTCTGGTGGGCGAACCGGCGAAGCGGCAGGCCGTGACCAATCCCACCAACACGATTTACAGCATCAAGCGGTTCATGGGACGCCGCCACAGCGAAGTGGAATCTGAAGAAAAGATCGTTCCGTACAAGGTGATTGGCGGTGCCAGTGACTATGTGCGAGTGAACGTCAGCGGGAAGGAATACACGCCGCCGGAAATCTCCGCGCTGGTGCTTCGCAAGCTGAAGGAAGCGGCCGAAGCCTACCTGGGTCACAAGGTCAACAAGGCGGTGATCACGGTTCCTGCATACTTCAACGACGCTCAGCGGCAGGCCACCAAGGACGCCGGACAGATTGCCGGGCTGGAAGTGTCCCGCATCATCAACGAACCGACGGCCGCGGCACTGGCCTATGGGCTGGAAAAGAAGAGCGAAGAAAAGATCGTCGTGTTCGACCTGGGCGGCGGTACGTTCGACGTATCGATTCTGGAAGTCGGCGATGAGCTGGTCGAGGTGCTGAGCACAAACGGGGACACTCACCTGGGCGGTGACGACTTCGACGAAGTGCTGATCAATCACATCGCCGCACAGTTTAAGAACAACGAAGGCATCGACCTGCGCAAGGACGCAATGGCTCTGCAGCGGCTTCGCGAAGCAGCGGAAAAGGCCAAGAAGGAGCTGTCCACACAACAGACGACCGACATCAACCTGCCGTTTATCACGGCCGATGCCAGCGGAGCCAAGCACCTGCAGATGAGCATCTCCCGGTCGGAATTCGAAAAGCTGATCGACCCGCTGGTCGAACGCTGCCGCGGTCCGGTCCAGAGCGCTCTGAAGGACGCGAAGCTGAAACCCGGCGACATCGCCGAAGTGGTTCTGGTTGGCGGTTCCACGCGAGTCCCCAAGGTGCAGGCGTTCGTCCGGGAAATGTTCAAGAAGGAGCCGCACCAGGGCGTGAATCCGGACGAAGTCGTGTCGCTGGGAGCCGCAATCCAGGGCGGAATCATCGTCGGCGATGTGAAGGATGTCGTACTGCTGGACGTCACTCCGTTGTCGCTGGGTATCGAAACCGAAGGCGGCATCATGACCGTCCTGGTGGAACGCAACACCACGATTCCCACGACCAAATCGGAAACGTTTTCGACGGCCGCCGACAATCAGCCTGCGGTGACCGTTCGAGTCTTCCAGGGCGAACGCAGGATGGCCGGCGACAATCGTCTGCTGGATCAGTTTGACCTGAAGGACATTCCGCCCGCTCCGCGCGGAGTGCCGCAGATCGAAGTCAAGTTCGATATCGATGTAAACGGCATCCTGAGCGTTTCGGCGAAGGACAAAGCGACCGGCAAGGAGCACAGCGTTCAGATCAAGCAGTCCAGCGGCCTGTCGGACGATGAAATTGAACGCATGAGAAAGGACGCGGAAGCTCATGCCGATGAGGACAAGAAGAAGGAAGGGCTTGCGAAGGCTCGCAACCACGCTTCGTCCACAATTCATCAGGTCGAAAAGACGCTGAAGGAATTCGGTGACAAGGTCGACGAAGCATCAAAGACCGCGATCAATACGTCCATCGAAAAGGCCCGAAAGGCGGCGGAGACAGAAGACGCCGACGCCATCAATAGTGCTGTGGAAGAACTGATCCAGGCATCGCACGCTCTGGCCCAGCACATGTACAAGGATCAGGGCGACGAAGCACAGGAAGGCGCCGAACACGCCGGAGCAGCCGCTTCCGCAGGTGGTGACGACGACGTAATCGATGCGGAATTTGAAAAGAAGGAATGA
- a CDS encoding Uma2 family endonuclease, which yields MSIAAQSLTIDEYIELEHTTGERHEYLDGEVREMVGGSGPHSLISTNLLVALHRQVSRRGCQVHGSDLRISLPEARGYTYADIVISDGAPQFVAPKDSLVNPLVIVEVLSPTTEAHDRGDKFERYRSIDSFQEYLLVSQDRPRIERFVRQDDGNWLQKIHADPQGEIVLESVDCRLAMADVYAQVDFSDGKR from the coding sequence ATGTCCATCGCCGCCCAATCGCTCACCATCGATGAATACATCGAACTCGAACATACGACCGGCGAACGGCATGAATACCTGGACGGTGAGGTCCGTGAAATGGTTGGAGGCAGTGGTCCGCATTCACTGATTTCGACAAACCTGCTGGTGGCACTTCATCGGCAGGTGTCGCGACGTGGATGTCAGGTTCACGGCAGCGATCTGCGAATCAGCCTGCCCGAAGCCCGTGGATATACCTACGCCGACATTGTCATTTCCGACGGCGCGCCGCAGTTCGTCGCGCCGAAGGATTCGCTGGTGAATCCACTGGTCATCGTTGAAGTTCTGTCGCCCACTACGGAGGCTCATGATCGTGGCGACAAGTTTGAACGTTATCGTTCCATCGACAGTTTTCAGGAATATCTGCTGGTCTCTCAGGACCGGCCTCGCATTGAACGTTTCGTCCGGCAGGACGACGGCAACTGGCTGCAAAAAATCCATGCGGACCCGCAGGGTGAAATCGTTCTGGAGTCCGTCGACTGCCGGCTGGCAATGGCAGACGTGTACGCTCAGGTCGATTTCAGCGATGGAAAGAGGTAA
- the clpB gene encoding ATP-dependent chaperone ClpB, with protein MAFNPEKLTVRAGQALRDAQELAENSSHRFLRPLHILKALLDEPDGIMKPLLEKIGANVAQLNSMVEGELNRLPQSSMSGEPVGAGPEAVKVLNAAQKHADSMGDEYTSTEHLLIALTQVEDQAKRLLELNAVREDDIRESLKQIRGGQTVTDQNPEDKYQALEKYGHDLVELARQGKIDPVIGRDTEIRRVVQVLSRRRKNNPVLIGEPGVGKTAIVEGLAHRIVLGDVPQNLKDKKVFALDMGALVAGAKYRGEFEDRLKAVLKEVQASSGQIIMFIDELHTVVGAGASEGAMDASNLLKPALARGELHCVGATTLDEYRKHIEKDPALERRFQPVMVQEPNVEDTISILRGLKDRYESHHGIRITDDAIIAAATLSDRYISDRFLPDKAIDLIDEAGSRLRMEIDSMPAEIDEATRQLTRMQIEAAALEKETSDESRDRLHDLRRLIAEREEETNQLKARWESEKSALSGLKPLKEEIEKLRTAYTQAFSRAQQTNRNEDYQEAYESDQKLKVAERRLVELESKSAELNHDPENRLLREEVTEEDVARVVSLWTGVPVSRMMQGEREKLLRMEDAIHTRMINQHEAVTAVSNAVRRARSGMQDQNRPIGSFIFLGPTGVGKTELCKALAEFLFDDERNMVRIDMSEFMERHSVARLIGAPPGYVGYEEGGRLTEAVRRNPYCVILLDEVEKAHRDVFNILLQLLDDGRLTDSQGRTVDFTNTIVVMTSNIGSQAIMQLSGTSDDREIHNRAMDALQAHFLPEFLNRVDEVIVFHPLGRGEIREIVDLQIDRLREQLVRNGYGLEVSDDAKQLLASEGYDPAYGARPLKRVIQQRLQNSIANEILSDRFSPGDTVRIDAAADGFIINSGETVKS; from the coding sequence ATGGCATTCAACCCCGAAAAACTGACGGTCAGGGCCGGCCAGGCACTGCGCGACGCACAGGAGCTTGCCGAAAACAGCAGTCACCGATTTCTGCGGCCGCTGCACATTCTGAAAGCGCTGCTGGATGAGCCCGACGGAATCATGAAGCCGCTGCTGGAAAAGATCGGCGCCAATGTTGCTCAGTTGAATTCGATGGTCGAGGGTGAACTGAACCGCCTGCCGCAGTCGTCGATGTCGGGAGAACCAGTCGGAGCCGGCCCGGAAGCCGTCAAGGTGCTCAACGCGGCGCAGAAGCATGCCGACAGCATGGGCGACGAATACACGTCGACCGAACATCTGCTGATCGCGCTGACTCAGGTGGAAGATCAGGCGAAGCGGCTGCTGGAACTGAATGCTGTTCGTGAAGACGATATCCGGGAATCACTGAAACAAATTCGAGGAGGACAGACCGTGACGGACCAGAACCCCGAAGACAAATACCAGGCCCTGGAAAAGTATGGTCACGACCTCGTCGAACTGGCTCGCCAGGGGAAGATCGACCCGGTGATCGGCCGGGACACGGAAATCCGGCGTGTCGTCCAGGTGCTGTCGCGTCGCCGCAAGAACAATCCGGTGCTGATCGGCGAACCGGGCGTCGGCAAGACGGCAATCGTCGAAGGGCTGGCTCACCGAATCGTGCTCGGCGACGTTCCTCAGAATCTGAAGGACAAAAAAGTCTTCGCGCTGGACATGGGAGCGCTGGTGGCCGGAGCGAAATATCGCGGGGAGTTTGAAGATCGCCTGAAGGCCGTCCTGAAGGAAGTGCAGGCCTCCAGCGGGCAGATCATCATGTTCATCGACGAATTGCATACGGTCGTCGGTGCCGGAGCCAGTGAAGGAGCGATGGACGCGTCCAACCTGCTGAAGCCCGCACTGGCTCGCGGTGAGCTGCATTGTGTCGGAGCTACAACACTGGATGAATACCGCAAACACATCGAAAAGGATCCCGCTCTGGAACGCCGTTTTCAGCCGGTCATGGTGCAGGAACCGAATGTCGAAGACACGATTTCCATCCTTCGTGGACTGAAGGATCGCTATGAAAGTCATCACGGGATTCGCATCACCGACGATGCCATCATCGCCGCCGCCACGCTGTCGGATCGATACATCAGCGACCGGTTTCTGCCCGACAAAGCCATCGACCTGATCGACGAAGCGGGCAGCCGGCTGCGAATGGAAATCGATTCCATGCCCGCGGAAATCGACGAAGCCACGCGCCAACTGACTCGCATGCAGATCGAAGCCGCGGCGCTGGAAAAGGAAACCAGCGACGAAAGCCGCGACCGTCTGCATGACCTGCGCCGGCTGATTGCGGAACGCGAAGAGGAAACGAACCAGCTCAAGGCTCGCTGGGAATCCGAAAAGTCGGCGCTGTCCGGACTGAAGCCGCTGAAGGAGGAAATTGAAAAGCTGCGCACGGCGTACACTCAGGCGTTTTCGCGAGCTCAGCAGACGAACCGCAACGAAGACTACCAGGAAGCGTATGAGTCCGATCAGAAACTGAAAGTCGCCGAACGCCGCCTGGTGGAACTCGAAAGCAAGTCCGCGGAACTCAACCACGATCCGGAAAATCGCCTGCTGCGTGAAGAAGTCACGGAAGAAGACGTCGCCCGCGTCGTCAGCCTGTGGACGGGAGTTCCCGTGTCCCGCATGATGCAGGGCGAGCGCGAGAAGCTGCTGCGCATGGAAGACGCGATACACACGCGGATGATTAACCAGCACGAAGCGGTCACCGCCGTGTCCAACGCCGTCCGGCGAGCTCGTTCCGGCATGCAGGACCAGAACCGCCCGATCGGGTCATTCATCTTTCTGGGTCCCACCGGCGTCGGAAAGACGGAACTCTGCAAGGCTCTGGCGGAGTTCCTGTTCGACGACGAACGCAACATGGTTCGCATCGACATGAGCGAATTCATGGAACGCCATTCCGTCGCGCGGCTGATCGGTGCTCCTCCCGGCTACGTCGGGTACGAAGAAGGCGGCCGGCTGACCGAAGCCGTACGCCGGAATCCCTATTGCGTGATCCTGCTGGACGAAGTCGAAAAGGCGCACCGCGATGTGTTCAACATTCTGCTGCAACTGCTGGACGACGGCCGGCTGACCGATAGCCAGGGCCGCACCGTCGACTTCACCAACACAATCGTGGTGATGACGTCCAACATCGGCAGCCAGGCCATCATGCAGCTTTCCGGAACCTCCGACGACCGCGAAATCCACAATCGCGCGATGGATGCTCTGCAGGCTCACTTCCTGCCGGAATTCCTGAATCGCGTGGACGAAGTGATTGTCTTTCACCCGCTGGGCCGCGGTGAAATCCGCGAAATCGTTGATCTGCAGATCGACCGGCTTCGCGAACAACTGGTCCGCAACGGCTACGGCCTGGAAGTGTCTGATGACGCGAAGCAACTGCTGGCCAGCGAAGGATACGACCCGGCCTACGGTGCTCGCCCGCTGAAGCGAGTCATCCAGCAGCGGCTGCAGAATTCGATTGCGAACGAGATTCTGTCCGACCGCTTCTCACCCGGCGACACTGTCCGCATCGACGCCGCCGCCGACGGGTTCATCATCAACTCGGGAGAAACAGTCAAATCGTGA
- a CDS encoding PmoA family protein: MKTFALLFCATLAGLAFPHHATAEDSGARVSFLEKDDATIEIRIGDDVLGIFNHGPTWKKPFLYPLNAANGTNVLRGIIPTKDQEGSSKAGSDHFHHKGVWASVDSVNDEKLNFWSEGERIRNDSVETTTAANGSGILVSHNTWLQGETPLLKETTTITFYPSRLITYRIELSAIDRDVTVFDTKEGFFAVRLAHTMRETEGGHIINADGATGEKDAWGRQSPWVDYYGDVGGATLGVTLMDHPGNFRKSRYHVRSYGLFAISPFGPETYSRGEEAASPVTIKPDGAPLKLTYGLYVHAGDTQAGNVKEAYEKFLQVTE; this comes from the coding sequence ATGAAGACTTTCGCACTGCTGTTTTGTGCCACACTGGCGGGGCTTGCGTTCCCGCACCACGCGACGGCTGAGGACTCCGGAGCCCGAGTCAGCTTTCTTGAAAAGGACGACGCCACGATCGAAATTCGCATCGGTGACGACGTTCTGGGAATCTTTAACCACGGGCCCACGTGGAAGAAGCCGTTCCTGTACCCGCTGAATGCCGCTAACGGAACGAATGTTCTGCGAGGCATCATTCCCACAAAGGACCAGGAAGGATCGTCGAAGGCCGGTTCGGACCACTTCCATCACAAGGGCGTGTGGGCGTCCGTCGATTCCGTCAACGACGAAAAGCTGAATTTCTGGAGCGAAGGTGAGCGAATTCGCAACGACAGCGTCGAAACCACCACGGCCGCCAACGGAAGCGGAATCCTGGTATCGCACAACACCTGGCTGCAGGGCGAAACGCCGCTGCTGAAGGAAACGACAACCATCACGTTCTACCCGTCGCGGCTGATCACCTACCGGATTGAACTGTCGGCGATCGATCGCGACGTGACCGTTTTTGACACCAAGGAAGGCTTCTTCGCCGTCCGGCTGGCTCACACGATGCGGGAAACCGAAGGCGGCCACATCATCAACGCCGACGGAGCCACCGGCGAAAAAGATGCCTGGGGCCGGCAGTCACCATGGGTCGACTACTACGGCGACGTCGGCGGGGCGACACTGGGAGTCACGCTGATGGATCATCCCGGCAACTTTCGGAAATCGCGCTACCACGTGCGATCGTACGGACTGTTTGCCATCAGTCCCTTCGGGCCGGAAACCTACAGCCGGGGCGAAGAAGCCGCGTCACCTGTCACGATCAAACCTGACGGAGCACCGCTGAAACTGACCTACGGCCTGTATGTTCACGCCGGCGACACTCAGGCCGGCAACGTGAAGGAAGCCTACGAAAAGTTCCTGCAGGTAACCGAATAG
- a CDS encoding DUF4179 domain-containing protein, with protein sequence MSALEHGQRGSRRWRRAIAASSVVCSLVVGGIVMLPTVLHQTNYRNRVLNEAFSKYGLTGSSASASGGWIVPVGLQKIEISDADGRVKVTIDEVRTTKSLLGLFSSAEDLGEVTLVNPVVEIALDDEGRLPLARPDALPSGHTVAFRIENGSLRLSVPWRRLPIVDISELGLSGAIEQREGERWLRLDPVQVFDHEPLAEAHTEQNLALIAPVLSQTTRVTGEASVWLDGVEMPIGGDTDLTVIPLSGHAEFYHVEARLKQAWATQISQLFRRPNGSRIPDRLEIVRDSAVRFQFTEHGIHHDGLAILLPDVAERLQVNSSGVVGFDEKLDLTLAVLMPGLPVGNSPLLQALAGMLAAPLELQVVGTVSEPRLVPPADGTLLDQISKRMTAPGESPDPPPVAQAVLELIQAGSNPDSQEASGDLPGSILGLIRAVKHEQQQQRERPPKKPAPARRPRRRAAK encoded by the coding sequence ATGTCAGCACTGGAACATGGACAGCGCGGATCTCGACGCTGGCGGCGAGCGATCGCGGCAAGTTCCGTGGTGTGTTCGCTGGTGGTCGGCGGCATTGTCATGTTGCCGACGGTTCTTCACCAGACCAACTACCGCAATCGCGTGCTGAACGAAGCGTTTTCGAAATACGGGCTGACCGGTTCATCGGCGTCGGCTTCGGGCGGCTGGATCGTTCCGGTGGGGCTGCAGAAGATCGAGATTTCCGACGCCGATGGCCGTGTCAAAGTCACGATTGACGAAGTTCGCACCACGAAATCGCTGCTGGGGCTGTTTTCGTCGGCGGAAGATCTGGGCGAAGTCACGCTGGTCAATCCCGTCGTCGAAATCGCGCTGGATGACGAAGGCCGCCTGCCGCTGGCAAGACCGGACGCGCTGCCGTCGGGGCACACCGTGGCATTTCGCATCGAAAACGGAAGCCTGCGATTAAGCGTACCCTGGCGACGGTTGCCGATCGTGGATATCAGCGAACTGGGGCTCAGCGGAGCAATCGAACAGCGCGAAGGCGAACGCTGGCTGCGACTTGATCCGGTTCAGGTGTTCGACCATGAACCCCTGGCGGAGGCTCACACCGAACAAAACCTGGCTCTGATTGCTCCCGTTCTTTCACAGACAACGCGCGTGACGGGTGAGGCTTCCGTCTGGCTGGACGGAGTGGAAATGCCGATCGGCGGCGATACCGACCTGACCGTGATCCCGCTCAGCGGCCACGCCGAATTCTATCACGTTGAAGCTCGCCTGAAGCAGGCGTGGGCAACGCAAATCAGCCAGCTCTTCCGGCGACCGAACGGAAGTCGAATTCCCGATCGACTGGAAATTGTCCGCGACTCCGCAGTTCGCTTTCAGTTTACAGAGCACGGAATTCACCACGACGGGCTGGCGATTCTGCTGCCGGATGTCGCCGAACGTCTGCAGGTCAATTCGTCCGGAGTTGTCGGATTTGATGAGAAGCTGGATTTGACGCTGGCGGTGTTGATGCCCGGACTTCCGGTCGGCAACAGCCCGCTGCTGCAGGCACTGGCCGGAATGCTGGCTGCTCCGCTGGAATTGCAGGTGGTCGGAACCGTTTCGGAGCCGCGGCTGGTTCCGCCAGCGGACGGCACGCTGCTGGACCAGATTTCTAAGCGGATGACGGCGCCGGGTGAGTCGCCGGATCCTCCGCCGGTGGCTCAGGCCGTGCTGGAGTTGATTCAGGCCGGTTCGAATCCAGATTCACAGGAAGCATCCGGAGACCTTCCGGGCAGCATTCTGGGACTGATTCGAGCCGTTAAGCACGAACAACAGCAACAGCGGGAACGCCCGCCGAAAAAGCCCGCTCCCGCCCGGAGGCCCCGGCGCAGGGCAGCGAAATAA
- a CDS encoding polysaccharide biosynthesis/export family protein: MPHSLRLMAQSNPQEADLTRLAAATGGSETIGPGDVLEVTLSASLSPEDQMRVPTRVADDGTAMLPQIGIIQLGGVEPPAAESLIRAEAMKRGLYRNPHVTVVFTHKRMNKIKVFGAVKEPQVVELPPNSSDIASAIAAAGGLAENAGENVRISNPRSASRPAYASDPTNPTTPYSTASVSQNRGSSAEDNTYTVSLTKAATSADGASSYLLRDGGMVMVEKRDPAPVTVMGLVKKSGPIEFPVGKDFRLLDAIGEAGISNQLANKVFVVRPLANSSNPAVIEISLRQAKRSGASNIRLGPGDVVSVEQTPATVLLDAMQIIRLGVSGSAPLF; encoded by the coding sequence ATGCCCCACAGTCTGCGGCTGATGGCCCAGTCGAATCCTCAGGAAGCCGACCTGACGCGGCTGGCGGCAGCCACGGGAGGAAGTGAAACGATTGGCCCCGGCGACGTGCTGGAAGTGACGCTTTCCGCAAGCCTGAGTCCCGAAGACCAGATGCGCGTGCCGACTCGCGTGGCCGATGACGGAACGGCGATGCTGCCACAGATCGGCATCATTCAGCTTGGCGGCGTGGAACCTCCGGCCGCGGAATCGCTGATTCGCGCCGAAGCAATGAAGCGAGGTCTCTATCGCAACCCTCACGTCACCGTCGTGTTTACTCACAAACGCATGAACAAGATCAAGGTGTTCGGCGCGGTGAAGGAACCGCAGGTTGTCGAACTGCCGCCCAACAGCAGCGACATCGCATCCGCAATTGCGGCGGCCGGCGGCCTGGCGGAAAACGCGGGCGAAAACGTCAGAATCAGCAATCCCCGATCCGCCAGCCGTCCCGCGTATGCCTCTGATCCCACTAATCCGACAACGCCCTATTCCACAGCGAGTGTGTCACAGAATCGCGGCAGCTCCGCCGAAGACAACACGTACACAGTCAGTCTGACCAAAGCCGCCACGTCGGCGGACGGAGCTTCCAGCTATCTGCTTCGCGACGGTGGCATGGTCATGGTGGAAAAACGTGATCCGGCTCCCGTGACGGTGATGGGACTGGTCAAGAAGTCGGGTCCGATCGAATTCCCTGTCGGCAAGGATTTTCGGTTGTTGGACGCCATCGGCGAAGCGGGAATTTCCAATCAACTGGCGAACAAAGTCTTCGTCGTTCGGCCGCTGGCCAACAGTTCGAATCCGGCGGTCATCGAAATCAGTCTGCGTCAGGCGAAACGCAGCGGCGCTTCCAACATCCGGCTGGGGCCGGGCGACGTGGTGTCGGTGGAACAGACTCCCGCGACCGTTCTGCTGGACGCGATGCAGATCATTCGACTGGGCGTTTCCGGGAGTGCTCCGCTGTTTTAA